A single region of the Paraburkholderia megapolitana genome encodes:
- a CDS encoding hydantoinase/oxoprolinase family protein, translating to MSHEPQSTRAGVDIGGTFTDVALEYGGALYSAKVLTDYEKPERAIVEGLRLAAARASIGLAQIGAIVHGTTLATNALIARRGARTAFITSEGFRDVIEMRTESRFEQYDLNIELPPSLVPRCDRFTVAGRMDARGNELVALDLDDLDRSIDAIRAGAFESVAVGLIHSYRNPAHERAVRERVQRALPGVAISLSSEVSPQIREYERFNTVCANAYVKPLMSSYLNRLAAALKHEGIVCPLYMIHSGGGLMSLKSAAEFPVRLLESGPAGGAIYASHVASRYRLDEVLSFDMGGTTAKICLIEKQHPRTARTFEVARTWRFKKGSGMPISIPVIEMVEIGAGGGSIAHVDDLRQVRVGPDSAGSEPGPACYGRGGLHATVTDADLLLGKLDARRFAGGTITLDDAASVAALERDVAQPLQGAALDGAFAVAEMVDENMANAARAHAVENGCELARYTMIAYGGAAPLHAARLCEKLGIDRLLVPPGAGVGSAIGFLRAPFGYESLRSAVMRLDRFDSGVVNALVDDMHAEASGFLRETGHAAQTVRELRAYMRYAGQGWEIPVGVAAARFDEHVVDELRQGFVDAYTQLFGHAVEGLDVEVVSWALSLRTEAPRPEAIELSRGRNSHDTQHDPAESKRAERRRVFDAKTARFHDCAVYERQGLPRDVRIAGPLVVVEDETSTYVTPGYSIVLQQDDCLLIERRTDGEQ from the coding sequence ATGAGCCATGAACCACAGTCGACCCGGGCAGGCGTCGACATAGGCGGCACCTTCACCGACGTCGCACTGGAGTACGGCGGCGCGCTGTATTCTGCGAAGGTACTGACCGATTACGAAAAACCCGAACGCGCGATCGTCGAAGGGCTGCGGCTTGCAGCCGCCCGCGCATCGATCGGTCTTGCGCAGATCGGCGCCATCGTCCACGGCACGACGCTCGCTACCAATGCATTGATCGCCCGCCGCGGCGCACGTACCGCTTTCATCACGAGCGAGGGCTTCCGTGACGTCATCGAAATGCGCACGGAGAGTCGCTTCGAGCAGTACGACCTCAATATCGAATTGCCGCCGTCGCTGGTCCCGCGCTGCGACCGCTTTACTGTGGCCGGACGCATGGATGCGCGCGGCAACGAACTCGTCGCACTCGATCTCGACGATCTCGACCGTTCGATCGATGCGATACGTGCCGGTGCGTTCGAGAGCGTCGCGGTCGGGTTGATCCACAGCTATCGCAATCCCGCGCACGAGCGCGCGGTGCGCGAGCGCGTGCAGCGAGCGTTGCCCGGTGTGGCGATCTCGCTCTCAAGCGAAGTTTCTCCGCAGATTCGCGAGTACGAGCGTTTCAACACCGTCTGCGCGAACGCCTACGTCAAACCGCTGATGTCGTCGTATCTGAACCGGTTGGCTGCCGCGCTGAAGCACGAGGGGATCGTCTGTCCGCTGTACATGATTCACTCGGGCGGCGGTCTGATGTCGCTGAAAAGCGCCGCTGAGTTCCCTGTGCGTCTGCTGGAGTCGGGACCGGCAGGCGGTGCAATTTATGCGAGTCACGTCGCGAGCCGCTATCGGCTCGACGAAGTCCTGTCGTTCGACATGGGTGGCACGACCGCGAAAATCTGTCTGATCGAAAAACAGCATCCGCGAACCGCACGCACCTTCGAAGTCGCACGCACCTGGCGCTTCAAGAAGGGCAGCGGTATGCCGATCTCGATCCCGGTGATCGAGATGGTCGAGATCGGCGCGGGTGGTGGCTCCATTGCACATGTCGACGATCTGCGCCAGGTGCGTGTCGGTCCCGACAGCGCAGGCTCGGAACCGGGGCCCGCCTGCTACGGCCGCGGCGGATTGCACGCGACCGTCACCGATGCTGACTTGCTGCTCGGCAAGCTCGACGCCAGGCGTTTCGCCGGCGGCACGATCACGCTCGACGATGCGGCGTCAGTCGCGGCGCTCGAGCGCGACGTTGCGCAGCCGTTGCAAGGCGCAGCACTTGATGGCGCGTTTGCCGTCGCCGAAATGGTCGACGAAAACATGGCCAACGCAGCACGGGCGCACGCAGTCGAAAACGGCTGCGAGCTGGCGCGCTACACGATGATCGCCTACGGCGGCGCAGCGCCTTTGCACGCCGCGCGCCTGTGCGAAAAACTCGGTATCGACAGGTTGTTGGTGCCACCCGGTGCGGGCGTGGGGTCGGCGATCGGCTTTTTGCGCGCGCCCTTCGGGTACGAATCGCTGCGCAGTGCGGTGATGCGACTCGATCGCTTCGACAGCGGCGTGGTCAATGCGCTGGTAGACGACATGCATGCGGAGGCGAGCGGTTTTCTGCGCGAAACCGGCCATGCCGCGCAGACCGTGCGCGAGCTTCGCGCATACATGCGCTACGCCGGTCAGGGCTGGGAGATTCCGGTCGGCGTCGCAGCGGCGCGCTTTGACGAACACGTTGTCGACGAATTGCGACAAGGTTTTGTCGATGCATACACGCAGTTGTTCGGCCACGCAGTGGAGGGGCTCGATGTGGAGGTCGTTAGCTGGGCGCTTTCGCTGCGCACCGAAGCACCGCGACCGGAGGCGATCGAACTGAGCCGCGGACGCAATTCACACGATACGCAGCACGACCCAGCCGAATCAAAGCGCGCCGAACGCCGCCGCGTCTTCGACGCGAAGACCGCCCGCTTTCACGATTGCGCGGTTTACGAGCGCCAAGGTTTGCCACGCGACGTGAGGATTGCCGGCCCGCTCGTCGTCGTTGAAGACGAAACGTCGACCTACGTGACACCGGGCTACAGCATTGTGCTGCAGCAGGACGATTGCCTGCTGATCGAGCGGCGCACAGACGGAGAACAATGA